A portion of the Vicingus serpentipes genome contains these proteins:
- the rpmG gene encoding 50S ribosomal protein L33 has translation MAKKGNRVQVIMECTEHKESGMPGTSRYITTKNKKNTPDRMELKKYNPILKKVTVHKEIK, from the coding sequence ATGGCAAAAAAAGGAAATAGAGTACAAGTTATAATGGAGTGTACAGAGCACAAGGAAAGCGGAATGCCTGGTACTTCAAGATATATTACTACTAAAAACAAAAAGAATACTCCAGACAGAATGGAGTTAAAAAAGTATAATCCTATACTTAAAAAAGTTACTGTTCACAAAGAAATTAAATAA
- a CDS encoding DUF4295 domain-containing protein, with protein sequence MAKKTVASLQTAGKSLTKVIKMVKSEKTGAYAFQESIVPNDKVQEFLSKK encoded by the coding sequence ATGGCTAAGAAAACCGTTGCATCGTTACAAACAGCAGGAAAAAGTTTAACCAAAGTTATTAAAATGGTTAAATCGGAAAAAACTGGTGCTTATGCTTTTCAAGAAAGTATTGTGCCTAATGATAAAGTACAAGAGTTTTTATCAAAAAAATAA
- the ftsY gene encoding signal recognition particle-docking protein FtsY, giving the protein MGFFNLFSKEKKEVLDKGLDKTKQTFFSKLSKAVVGKSKVDDEVLDSLEEILVTSDVGVDTTLRIIEKIEARIARDKYVSTSELNQVLREEVASLLEENNTGDYKEIEIPQQEEPYVIMVVGVNGVGKTTTIGKLAYQLKKQGKSVILGASDTFRAAAVDQLKIWAKRVDVPIVEQGMNADPASVAFDTLQSAKAKGSDVVIIDTAGRLHNKVNLMNELSKIKRVMQKVVPDAPHEILLVLDGSTGQNAYEQAKQFSLATEINALAITKLDGTAKGGVVIGISDQFKIPVKYIGVGEGMEDLQVFNKYEFVDSLFKD; this is encoded by the coding sequence ATGGGCTTTTTCAATCTATTTTCAAAAGAAAAGAAAGAAGTTTTAGACAAGGGATTGGATAAAACAAAACAAACTTTTTTCTCTAAATTATCTAAAGCAGTAGTTGGTAAATCTAAGGTTGATGATGAGGTTTTAGATAGCTTAGAAGAAATATTGGTTACTTCTGATGTAGGTGTAGATACAACTCTTCGTATAATTGAAAAAATTGAAGCACGTATTGCTCGTGATAAATATGTTAGCACTTCTGAATTAAATCAAGTTTTAAGAGAAGAAGTAGCATCTTTATTGGAAGAAAATAATACTGGAGATTATAAAGAAATTGAAATTCCTCAACAAGAAGAACCATATGTGATTATGGTTGTTGGGGTTAATGGTGTTGGTAAAACAACTACTATTGGTAAGTTAGCTTATCAGTTAAAAAAACAAGGTAAAAGTGTTATACTTGGCGCTTCAGATACTTTTAGAGCTGCAGCAGTTGACCAATTAAAAATTTGGGCAAAAAGAGTAGATGTTCCAATTGTAGAGCAAGGCATGAATGCTGATCCTGCTTCTGTGGCTTTTGATACATTACAATCAGCTAAAGCTAAAGGTTCTGATGTTGTAATTATAGATACTGCTGGACGTTTACATAATAAAGTTAACCTGATGAATGAGTTATCTAAAATTAAACGTGTTATGCAAAAGGTAGTGCCAGATGCACCTCACGAAATTTTATTGGTTTTAGATGGCTCAACTGGTCAAAATGCTTATGAACAAGCTAAACAATTTTCGTTAGCTACTGAAATAAATGCATTAGCTATAACCAAATTAGATGGAACTGCTAAAGGTGGTGTTGTAATTGGTATTTCTGACCAATTTAAAATACCTGTTAAATACATTGGAGTTGGAGAAGGTATGGAAGATTTACAAGTATTTAATAAATATGAGTTTGTAGATTCATTGTTTAAAGACTAA
- a CDS encoding DUF1566 domain-containing protein, which translates to MFKLYTFLLIFIVFLYLKSFSQENIKYQIGDFAHGGIIFWLDETGEHGLVCTKSDISESTQWDTELKYIGEPMNSPERNTKSVAILDGIYAGKENTQSIIKFVGKSDIPFAALICDEYELLIDSILYDDWYLPSREELNIMYLNRTIINETALQKGGESLNKNRYWSSTDVDCGEDPYNKFDNVHQAYGHDFSLGSKKYQLPSKKYMLYSVRAIRSF; encoded by the coding sequence ATGTTCAAGTTATATACGTTTCTACTAATTTTTATTGTTTTTCTTTATTTAAAATCGTTTTCTCAAGAAAATATAAAATATCAAATTGGAGATTTTGCTCATGGAGGAATCATCTTTTGGTTAGATGAGACGGGTGAACATGGTTTAGTTTGTACTAAATCGGATATTTCAGAATCAACTCAATGGGACACTGAATTGAAATATATTGGTGAACCAATGAATTCCCCTGAAAGAAATACAAAATCTGTTGCAATTCTTGATGGAATTTATGCTGGGAAAGAGAATACTCAATCAATCATTAAATTTGTAGGTAAAAGCGATATACCTTTCGCAGCACTTATTTGTGATGAATATGAATTATTAATAGATTCAATTTTGTATGATGATTGGTATTTGCCTTCGAGAGAAGAATTAAATATAATGTATTTAAATCGTACAATTATTAATGAAACTGCTTTACAAAAAGGTGGTGAATCTTTAAACAAGAATAGGTATTGGAGTTCTACAGATGTTGATTGTGGCGAGGACCCGTATAATAAATTTGACAATGTTCATCAAGCTTATGGTCATGACTTTTCGTTAGGAAGCAAAAAGTACCAATTACCCAGTAAAAAATATATGCTTTATTCTGTAAGGGCAATCCGATCTTTTTAG
- the rimO gene encoding 30S ribosomal protein S12 methylthiotransferase RimO, whose protein sequence is MKTKTLKNNKVNVITLGCSKNLFDSEVTMTQLKANGYEVEHEAQQDDSEIVIINTCGFIDNAKEESINTILRYAEAKKDGQVDKLYVTGCLSERYKEGLEDEIKEVDAFFGTRELPKLLKTLKADYKHELVGERIITTPSHYAFLKISEGCDRKCAFCAIPLMRGKHISTPIEELVLQAKNLAKQGVKELILIAQELTFYGLDIYGERRLPLLLQELSKVEGVEWIRLHYAYPTGFPMEIIEEMKVNPKVCNYLDIPLQHASNNMLKAMKRGATREKTTKLINDIRVLIPEIAIRTTFIVGFPGETREDIEEMKEWIAEMQFERLGVFTYSHEEDTTAYDLIDDVSEKDKQDRAQEVMDFQQGISLSLNEQKIGKTFKVLFDRVEGDYFVGRTEYDSPEVDNEVLVSTKDNFVRIGDFANVTITGASDFDLYGEVVNE, encoded by the coding sequence TTGAAAACAAAAACCTTAAAAAATAATAAAGTTAATGTCATCACTTTGGGTTGCTCTAAGAATCTTTTTGATTCTGAAGTAACCATGACTCAATTAAAAGCTAATGGCTACGAGGTAGAGCATGAAGCTCAGCAAGATGATTCTGAAATTGTAATCATAAATACTTGTGGTTTTATAGATAATGCAAAGGAAGAATCTATAAATACAATACTTAGATATGCCGAAGCAAAAAAAGATGGACAAGTTGATAAATTGTATGTTACAGGTTGTTTATCAGAAAGATATAAGGAAGGTTTAGAGGATGAAATAAAAGAGGTGGATGCTTTTTTTGGAACAAGAGAATTACCTAAGTTGTTAAAAACATTAAAAGCTGATTATAAACATGAACTAGTTGGTGAAAGAATTATTACTACACCTAGTCATTACGCTTTTTTAAAGATATCAGAAGGTTGTGACCGTAAATGCGCATTTTGTGCCATTCCATTAATGAGAGGAAAGCATATTTCAACACCAATAGAAGAATTGGTGTTACAAGCAAAAAACTTAGCTAAGCAAGGAGTAAAAGAGTTGATATTAATTGCTCAAGAACTTACTTTTTATGGGTTAGATATTTATGGAGAGCGTCGTTTACCATTATTACTTCAGGAGTTGTCTAAGGTTGAAGGTGTAGAGTGGATTCGATTACATTATGCCTATCCAACAGGATTTCCTATGGAGATTATTGAGGAAATGAAAGTTAATCCAAAAGTTTGTAACTACCTTGACATTCCTTTACAGCATGCTTCTAACAATATGTTAAAAGCGATGAAAAGAGGTGCGACTCGCGAAAAAACAACTAAACTGATTAATGATATAAGAGTTTTAATTCCTGAAATTGCAATTCGAACTACTTTTATTGTTGGCTTCCCTGGAGAAACAAGAGAGGATATTGAAGAGATGAAAGAGTGGATTGCTGAAATGCAATTCGAGCGTTTAGGTGTTTTTACTTATTCTCACGAAGAAGATACAACAGCCTATGATTTAATTGATGATGTTTCAGAAAAAGATAAACAAGATAGAGCGCAAGAAGTTATGGATTTTCAACAAGGAATATCTCTTAGCTTAAATGAACAAAAAATAGGAAAAACCTTCAAAGTATTATTTGATAGAGTTGAGGGTGATTATTTTGTTGGTAGAACAGAATATGATTCTCCAGAGGTTGATAATGAAGTGCTAGTAAGTACTAAAGATAATTTTGTAAGGATTGGAGATTTTGCAAATGTTACTATTACAGGAGCTTCTGATTTTGATTTGTATGGAGAGGTTGTAAATGAATAA
- the bshC gene encoding bacillithiol biosynthesis cysteine-adding enzyme BshC: MNKIKIPYQQTGYFSNLMLDYISGNENLKPFYNHFHSIEGYKNQLEEKQFSDESRKVLYDSLNKQYQELSVVDSVKQNIERLKEQNTYTVTTGHQLNLFTGPLYFIYKIISTINLAKQLKNNFPDKNFVPVFWMATEDHDFEEINHFNLFGKKHLINSLQTGAVGRMKLDGIEAVFTDIQETLNGRNGLEEIIQKLKKYYNSKNTFTQAVRELVNELFGKHGLVIIDGDDKELKRTFQSYIKSELLNQTNFKSINVSSEKLETLGFKKQVNPREINLFYLKNNLRERIVFEDGNFKVLNTEIEFSESEILKELENYPENFSPNAVMRPLYQEVILPNLAYIGGGGELAYWLQLKEMFANNGVTYPILVLRNSALLLDGGTSKKINKLGLTTKQLFLKEDDLIKTYLKEGAEIILDLKAEERGVELVFEDVIKKAGKIDQTLQPMIKAELQKSLKSLQNIEARLIKAEKQKEEVAINQIKGIKDKLFPNGSLQERKDNFLYAYLLIGDSFIEQLIEQLNPFEQEFLVLS; the protein is encoded by the coding sequence ATGAATAAAATTAAAATTCCATATCAACAAACAGGTTATTTTTCCAACTTAATGTTGGATTATATCTCAGGTAATGAAAATTTAAAGCCCTTTTATAACCATTTTCATTCTATTGAAGGATATAAAAATCAATTGGAAGAAAAACAGTTTTCAGATGAGAGTAGAAAGGTTTTATATGATTCGTTAAATAAACAATACCAAGAATTAAGTGTTGTTGATTCTGTAAAGCAAAATATTGAAAGATTAAAAGAGCAGAATACTTATACAGTTACAACAGGACATCAGTTAAATTTATTTACAGGACCACTTTACTTCATTTATAAAATTATTTCTACTATAAATTTGGCAAAGCAGTTAAAGAATAATTTTCCAGATAAAAACTTTGTTCCTGTTTTTTGGATGGCTACCGAAGATCATGATTTTGAAGAGATTAATCATTTTAATTTATTTGGAAAGAAACATCTAATTAACTCACTCCAAACAGGTGCTGTAGGACGAATGAAGTTAGATGGAATTGAGGCTGTTTTTACTGATATACAAGAAACCCTAAATGGTAGAAATGGGTTGGAAGAAATAATACAAAAGCTAAAAAAATATTACAATTCAAAAAACACTTTCACCCAAGCAGTAAGAGAATTAGTAAATGAGTTGTTTGGTAAACATGGATTAGTAATTATTGATGGTGATGATAAAGAACTTAAAAGAACATTTCAATCTTATATCAAATCTGAATTATTAAATCAAACTAATTTTAAAAGTATTAATGTTAGTTCTGAAAAATTAGAAACTTTAGGCTTTAAAAAGCAAGTCAACCCAAGGGAGATAAATTTATTTTATCTCAAAAATAACTTACGTGAACGTATTGTTTTTGAGGATGGAAATTTTAAAGTTTTAAATACGGAAATTGAATTTTCTGAATCAGAAATTTTAAAAGAATTAGAAAACTACCCGGAAAACTTTAGTCCAAATGCGGTAATGAGACCTTTGTATCAGGAAGTTATTTTACCAAACTTAGCTTATATTGGTGGTGGTGGAGAATTGGCTTATTGGCTACAGTTAAAAGAGATGTTCGCTAATAATGGCGTAACATATCCAATATTAGTTTTACGAAATTCAGCACTATTATTAGATGGTGGAACCTCAAAAAAAATTAATAAATTGGGATTAACAACAAAACAATTGTTTCTTAAAGAAGACGATTTAATTAAAACTTACTTAAAAGAAGGAGCTGAAATTATATTAGATTTAAAAGCAGAAGAGAGAGGAGTTGAATTAGTTTTTGAAGATGTGATTAAGAAAGCTGGTAAAATTGATCAAACTTTACAGCCAATGATAAAAGCAGAACTACAAAAAAGCTTAAAATCATTACAAAATATTGAAGCAAGATTAATAAAAGCTGAAAAGCAAAAAGAGGAAGTAGCTATTAATCAAATTAAAGGAATTAAAGATAAATTATTTCCTAATGGCTCATTACAAGAGCGTAAAGACAATTTTTTATATGCTTATTTATTGATAGGTGATTCTTTTATTGAACAATTAATAGAGCAGTTAAATCCTTTTGAGCAAGAGTTTTTAGTCTTGTCTTAA
- a CDS encoding InlB B-repeat-containing protein — translation MLFRVILLSIVLLICRNLHSQATIPVSRDTWSGAEPTGWSKSGTSTYGTDVCGASNSSSAQFNTSGDYIIVNYNGPASDLTFCIKGNPSSGSNITGTFTVQESIDGITYSDVNNYINISNTSNSETETLSCNSRYLKFIYTNKTSGNIALDDVSISTGVCSGSSNYTVNFNGNGSDGGSMSDQTASSSTALTTNSFTQTGCTFIEWNTVSNGSGTSYSDGATYDFSADITLYAQWNCPVSCTPIFSDDFSATLSQWSNTTDWAISSGELNHNLSGVSGTSYIFHDLGVQDLTTSDFEWSFCMRNGNWDPSGSNYFGYYLISDGSDFFGTPNGYTVGVNLTGTSDLITLYRVDAGVYTAIITSAYDWNSTDDVCIRITRTSAGIWQLYYDSGSGETSAGTQTDIDYTSGQYTGGLFEFSTTRAGELWIDDVSICGSTPPTNTITTGSVSGSPFSVQCAVSDNGTVAFTSTDTFGAGNVYTAQLSDGSGNFGSPINIGTLVSTANSGTINFTIPGGTPNGANYKIRVISSNPYVIGSESSTFTINLTDGHCAPPHITSVLFNGCDPVGCGGEGRSEIVFANTGANSVLVNSANFDLIYPAFPAYDLLGTVVSNNSTITTMNDSAACGTVFYDANGQTLPPNSTMLLVSSSICAEVNFDWSGLCGQGPIYVVFGQSAASTGDTWHDSGNFGNSSGTKDFDLDITATDGNTYSYTYSYTSSNQGDGEFATFSSTSPGGNAVSVGVLADCNVTTEVLPIKLLFFKGKKTVYGNLLEWTTTTEINNDYFTLERAEDGFNFNEIGIINGAGNSSTNQYYQFTDDRITNPINYYRLKQTDFNGEYSYSNTIALSTDLSNMIYYNNTSKKIEIGDIENGTVSIYNIQGQLIKTILANNENIPLDIANGMYIVTIQTANQIYSKKIVVR, via the coding sequence ATGCTTTTTCGAGTAATACTATTAAGTATTGTTCTTCTTATCTGCAGGAATTTACATTCACAAGCTACAATTCCGGTTTCCAGAGATACATGGTCAGGAGCGGAGCCAACTGGCTGGTCTAAATCAGGTACATCTACTTATGGAACTGATGTTTGTGGCGCATCTAATTCATCATCAGCACAATTTAATACTTCGGGCGATTACATCATCGTTAATTATAATGGTCCTGCTTCAGATTTAACTTTTTGTATTAAAGGTAATCCAAGCTCAGGATCAAACATTACTGGAACATTTACTGTTCAAGAGTCAATAGATGGAATTACTTATTCAGATGTAAATAATTATATAAACATATCAAATACAAGTAATTCAGAAACAGAAACATTGTCTTGCAACTCTAGATATTTAAAGTTTATTTACACAAATAAGACTAGTGGCAATATAGCTCTCGATGATGTTTCTATTTCAACCGGTGTTTGTAGTGGATCAAGCAATTACACTGTGAACTTTAACGGAAATGGAAGTGATGGTGGATCTATGAGCGATCAAACTGCTAGTAGTTCAACTGCTTTAACAACCAATTCATTTACACAAACTGGTTGTACTTTTATTGAATGGAATACAGTTTCAAACGGGAGCGGCACATCTTATTCTGATGGAGCAACTTATGATTTTTCTGCTGACATTACGTTATATGCTCAATGGAATTGCCCAGTTAGTTGTACTCCTATTTTTTCAGATGATTTTAGTGCAACCTTATCCCAATGGTCGAACACTACTGATTGGGCCATATCTTCAGGAGAACTAAATCATAACTTATCTGGAGTATCAGGTACAAGTTATATTTTTCACGACCTTGGTGTTCAAGATTTAACTACTAGTGATTTTGAATGGTCTTTTTGTATGCGAAATGGAAATTGGGACCCTTCTGGAAGTAATTATTTTGGTTATTATTTAATTTCTGATGGCTCAGATTTTTTTGGCACTCCTAACGGTTATACAGTTGGTGTTAATCTAACTGGAACCTCTGATTTAATTACTTTATATAGAGTTGATGCTGGTGTTTATACTGCAATAATAACTAGTGCTTATGATTGGAATAGTACTGATGATGTTTGTATAAGAATTACTCGTACCAGTGCTGGTATTTGGCAATTATACTATGATTCAGGATCTGGAGAAACTTCAGCAGGAACTCAAACTGATATAGATTATACCTCTGGACAATATACTGGAGGCTTATTTGAATTTTCAACAACCCGCGCTGGAGAATTATGGATTGATGATGTTAGTATTTGTGGATCAACACCACCTACAAATACAATTACTACTGGATCAGTTTCAGGAAGTCCTTTTAGTGTTCAATGTGCAGTAAGTGATAATGGAACAGTTGCTTTCACCTCTACAGATACTTTTGGTGCTGGTAACGTATACACCGCTCAATTATCAGATGGTTCAGGAAATTTTGGATCTCCAATTAACATTGGAACATTAGTTTCTACTGCTAATAGTGGAACAATAAACTTTACTATACCAGGAGGCACACCAAACGGAGCAAACTATAAAATAAGAGTAATTTCATCAAACCCATATGTTATTGGTAGTGAATCTTCAACTTTTACAATCAATCTAACAGATGGACATTGTGCTCCCCCACATATTACAAGTGTATTATTTAATGGTTGCGACCCTGTAGGATGTGGTGGTGAAGGAAGGTCTGAAATTGTTTTTGCTAACACAGGAGCAAATAGCGTTTTAGTGAATTCAGCTAATTTTGATTTAATCTATCCGGCTTTTCCTGCTTACGACCTTCTTGGTACAGTAGTTAGCAATAATTCAACTATCACTACAATGAATGATAGTGCTGCTTGTGGGACTGTATTTTATGATGCTAACGGACAAACTCTACCTCCGAATTCAACTATGTTATTAGTATCTTCAAGTATCTGTGCAGAAGTAAATTTTGATTGGTCAGGTTTATGCGGGCAAGGTCCTATTTATGTAGTTTTTGGACAATCAGCTGCTTCAACTGGAGACACTTGGCATGATAGTGGTAATTTCGGGAATTCAAGTGGTACGAAAGATTTCGATCTAGATATTACTGCAACTGATGGAAATACTTACTCTTATACTTATTCTTATACTTCTAGTAATCAAGGCGATGGTGAATTCGCAACTTTTTCATCAACTTCACCAGGCGGTAATGCTGTTTCTGTTGGAGTTTTAGCTGATTGTAATGTTACAACTGAAGTATTACCTATTAAACTGTTATTCTTTAAAGGCAAAAAAACAGTGTATGGTAATTTATTAGAATGGACAACTACTACTGAAATAAATAACGATTATTTCACTTTAGAAAGAGCAGAAGATGGTTTTAACTTTAATGAGATAGGAATAATAAATGGAGCAGGTAATAGTTCTACAAATCAATACTATCAGTTTACTGATGACAGAATAACAAACCCTATCAATTATTACCGATTAAAACAAACTGATTTTAATGGTGAATATTCATATTCTAATACAATTGCCTTAAGTACTGATTTATCAAACATGATTTATTATAATAATACTTCCAAAAAAATAGAAATTGGAGACATAGAGAATGGAACGGTATCTATTTACAATATACAAGGGCAACTAATAAAAACAATCCTTGCTAACAATGAAAATATTCCTTTAGATATTGCCAATGGAATGTATATCGTAACTATTCAAACAGCTAATCAGATATATAGTAAAAAGATTGTTGTTAGATAA
- a CDS encoding T9SS type B sorting domain-containing protein translates to MLFFNRVCLIATFVVFTITTVKSQTPSSCFEIESILVDACGSPESDNEMVRFTVGPNNLNYNDMNVSWPTTSNSYDGICKNGTTASKVASLNSTITGCGVILEPTANILPAGASVILFTSTLFDVSANSFANLNDTVYAIFQCPGNTLGHFSNSSSSVKTLTISFSSPAGCSDVVSYLPTDLTGGDGAAVDYTWPGSPTYINNGCTAPIVINTIDINETGFTICPGDTIDLSATINGSFSSTTWIGGNGTFSSNSNSTTSYYSVSTDNSDFYIYYEGATNCGQPTKDSVLVEVGGNTSIATITSSSTELCSGDSILLTASGSGNYTWNTGSTSNSIYVLTSGNYSVTSNSSCGSASDNITITDAPTINLNLTTPNTTICNGNSAVLTASGAPNYTWFNNANSTSQSVSNTGDYYVIGYNNCYRDSQSISITVLFPPTISLSSSSATNVICNGETITLIASGSDNYLWNTSETTSSITVSSIGTYSVSSTNSCGSDSESLIVSPGTLPVASITGDTIICNNVVQLTAGGNGNYLWSTGSNSITQNFSSAANVFLSVTNECGSDTAYKTILDNSITALFSSDYFYGSELPSIINFTNESSLSATNFSWNFGNGQLSLNENPSTSYIENGEYTVTLTASNNNCQDTYQETLLFERPNTVYIPNVFTPNNDFTNDVFTIKGENISSLTCKIFNRWGKELYSWDAIDGSWDGYYEGTLVADGTYFYISTITWNNELTETLTGHITLLK, encoded by the coding sequence ATGTTATTTTTTAATAGAGTATGCCTTATAGCTACTTTTGTTGTTTTTACAATTACAACTGTTAAATCTCAAACTCCTAGTTCTTGTTTTGAAATTGAAAGCATTCTTGTAGATGCCTGTGGTTCTCCTGAATCTGACAACGAAATGGTACGTTTTACAGTTGGACCAAACAATTTAAATTATAATGACATGAATGTCAGTTGGCCAACAACTAGTAACTCTTACGATGGAATTTGTAAAAATGGAACAACAGCATCTAAAGTAGCAAGTTTAAATAGTACAATTACTGGGTGCGGAGTAATATTAGAACCAACTGCAAATATTCTTCCCGCAGGAGCTTCTGTTATTTTATTTACGAGCACATTATTTGATGTTTCTGCAAATTCATTTGCAAATTTAAATGATACCGTTTATGCAATTTTTCAATGCCCAGGGAATACACTTGGTCATTTTTCTAATTCCTCTTCATCAGTAAAAACTTTAACTATTAGTTTTAGCTCTCCCGCAGGTTGTTCAGATGTTGTATCTTATTTACCTACTGATTTGACTGGAGGTGACGGGGCTGCAGTTGATTATACTTGGCCTGGTTCTCCTACATATATTAATAATGGATGTACCGCCCCAATAGTAATTAATACAATTGATATTAATGAAACTGGTTTTACTATATGTCCTGGAGATACAATTGATTTATCAGCAACTATAAATGGAAGCTTTTCTTCAACAACATGGATTGGAGGTAACGGGACTTTTTCTTCAAACTCTAATTCAACTACAAGTTATTATTCTGTTTCAACTGACAATAGTGATTTCTATATTTATTACGAAGGTGCTACAAATTGTGGTCAGCCAACAAAAGATAGTGTTCTAGTAGAAGTTGGAGGAAATACTTCTATAGCAACGATTACCTCATCCTCAACAGAGCTTTGTAGTGGTGATAGTATTTTACTTACTGCAAGTGGTTCAGGAAATTACACCTGGAACACAGGAAGTACTTCTAATTCAATTTATGTTTTAACTTCAGGAAATTATAGTGTAACTAGTAACTCTTCTTGTGGAAGTGCTTCTGATAATATAACAATTACTGATGCACCAACAATTAATCTAAACTTAACAACGCCAAATACTACTATTTGCAATGGTAATTCAGCAGTTTTAACAGCTAGCGGAGCCCCAAATTACACCTGGTTCAACAACGCTAATTCAACCTCTCAAAGTGTTAGTAATACTGGTGATTATTATGTAATTGGATATAACAATTGCTATCGCGATTCTCAAAGTATTTCAATCACCGTATTATTTCCACCAACAATTTCATTAAGTAGTTCTTCAGCTACCAATGTTATTTGTAATGGTGAAACCATTACATTAATAGCCAGCGGATCAGACAATTATTTATGGAATACTTCCGAGACTACGTCAAGTATTACCGTAAGTTCAATTGGTACCTATTCTGTTTCATCTACAAACTCTTGCGGTTCTGATAGCGAATCATTAATAGTTTCTCCTGGAACTTTACCTGTTGCTTCTATTACTGGAGATACCATAATTTGTAACAATGTTGTTCAATTAACTGCTGGTGGAAATGGAAATTATTTATGGTCAACTGGTAGCAATTCTATAACCCAAAACTTTAGCTCAGCCGCTAATGTCTTTTTATCTGTAACCAATGAATGCGGATCAGATACAGCCTACAAAACAATTTTAGACAATAGCATTACAGCATTATTTTCTTCTGATTATTTTTATGGCAGTGAACTTCCATCAATTATCAATTTTACAAATGAATCTTCCCTTTCTGCTACAAATTTTAGCTGGAATTTTGGTAATGGTCAATTAAGTTTAAATGAAAACCCTTCAACTTCGTACATAGAGAATGGAGAATACACTGTAACTTTAACTGCTTCAAATAATAACTGTCAAGACACTTATCAAGAAACACTTCTTTTTGAAAGGCCAAATACCGTTTACATACCAAATGTATTTACTCCAAATAACGACTTTACAAATGACGTTTTTACAATTAAAGGAGAAAATATTTCTAGCTTAACTTGTAAAATATTTAATAGATGGGGAAAAGAATTATATAGTTGGGATGCTATTGATGGAAGTTGGGATGGCTATTACGAAGGAACACTAGTTGCTGATGGAACTTATTTTTATATTTCTACAATTACTTGGAATAATGAATTAACAGAAACTTTAACAGGGCATATAACTTTATTAAAATAA